The DNA region TCTTTCCCCTTTTCCTTGTTGACAGCCTCGGCGGCAAAGATTATTATAAATTCATACTTATTTAGTATGTTTTATACATGGAGGGATACCATGGTAAGCACCGAAGCGGTATGGAAGGCGCTTGAAGACGTCATTGATCCTGAACTGGGCTACTCTGTTGTGGAACTCGGCTTGATATATCGTGTCAAAGTCGAAGGAACGCGAGTGGAGATCGATTTTACCCTTACATCCTTCGGTTGTCCTTTGGCTGATCTTCTTACCGCCGATATCGAAGCGGCTGTTCGATCCTTACATCCTGCTTCAGAGCCTGTTACGGCCCTGGTTTGGGATCCGCCGTGGGGGCCTGAACGGATGAACGAAGAGGCCCGGTTGGACCTTGGGTATCCCGTATAGGCGAAAGGAGGAGAGTGTATGTCTGTTTTAACAATAAAGGGGCTTCACGCCAGTATAGATGGAAAGCCCATTCTCAATGGGGTCGATCTGGTCCTCAAAAGCGGTGAGGTCCATGCCCTTATGGGGCCCAACGGTTCGGGTAAGTCGACTCTGGCGAATGTCATCATGGGAAATCCCCGCTACAGGGTGACCGGAGGTACGATTGATCTGGATGGTACCGATATTTTGGCGCTCCCTGTACATGAACGAGCACGTTTAGGGTTATTTCTTGCCTTTCAATATCCCGTGGAGATCCCCGGCCTCAGCATGGCTAAATTTCTGCGGCGTGCTGCAGAAACACGTCTTTCCCAAGGCCAGAACCTTCGTGTTTCTTCCTTTTTGAAGGATGTGCGTGCCGATATGGAGCGCCTTTCCTTTGATGCGGCTTTTTTGAACCGTTCCCTCAATGACGGATTTTCCGGCGGAGAAAAAAAACGAGCGGAGATTCTCCAGTTGCTTACCCTGGAACCAAAACTGGCTATCT from Sediminispirochaeta bajacaliforniensis DSM 16054 includes:
- the sufC gene encoding Fe-S cluster assembly ATPase SufC, with the protein product MSVLTIKGLHASIDGKPILNGVDLVLKSGEVHALMGPNGSGKSTLANVIMGNPRYRVTGGTIDLDGTDILALPVHERARLGLFLAFQYPVEIPGLSMAKFLRRAAETRLSQGQNLRVSSFLKDVRADMERLSFDAAFLNRSLNDGFSGGEKKRAEILQLLTLEPKLAIFDETDSGLDIDAIKSVAAGIEHMRGPDFGALIITHYRRILDYLAPEFVHVLYQGRVVLSGGNEIVRELEERGYDWIKEGYGEAGGTPLVTETKTSQAAHV
- a CDS encoding metal-sulfur cluster assembly factor, which translates into the protein MFYTWRDTMVSTEAVWKALEDVIDPELGYSVVELGLIYRVKVEGTRVEIDFTLTSFGCPLADLLTADIEAAVRSLHPASEPVTALVWDPPWGPERMNEEARLDLGYPV